The nucleotide sequence TTCGAATTTTTTTTGCTAAGAAATTTTGGTTTTTGGTTGCAGGTGTGAGAAAACGAAGTATCAAACTTCGGATTAAATAAATAAAGGAACCGAAGTATCAAACTTCAGATTCCACGTGGCCACCAATTATTCACCAGTATTTGGAACACGGATCGGCGGGATAAATGAGCATTAAATGGACGGTTGAATGTTTGAATAAATCCGGAGTTTCAAACTCCGAATTTGCCACGTATCATTATTTTGTTGACCAAAACAACCAGGTGGTCAGAAAGCGTCATATCCGGAGTTCCAAACCTCGGTTTCACCAAAACCGAAATTTGAAACTTCGATTTTCCCATTTTTGTAAATTTTTTCCCTAAATTTCTATTTTTGTAACTTAATCTCCAAAAtctactatttaaaaaaaaaaaaaaaaattccccaAAAGAAGAAACAGCACTTCGGTTGGAACTAATAAGTATTGATTCGTACATCTCTTGTGTTTGGTCGTAAACATGCATGTTTTATTGTTTTATAGAGCTTTAACAACACCTTAAATCAGTTTGAATTCGTTCTGGACTATTTAGAAAATATATACTTAGTATATTATCGAGTAACCAGATTAATCATCACAGTTTCCAAACTCTTCCCAGCACGTCACAAGATTTGAATATATGATCTCTCAAAGTCGTTTTAAGTACACTTGAAAACAACCAATGCTATGCTGAGCTACTTTCCCGCCAATTCAGTTTAACTGTCATACTCCCTAGTACATAAACAACCTAAATGAAACCTCTTATAAATCATCACATTGATTCAAATATCGCAACTCAATTCACAAGATTACTTTCATCATTTGTTTCTTTAAACACCCCCTTTATAAAACCTCCAAACCCATCAAAATTTGACCCATATCAGTTCATCAATGAATCAGCAAAATCACAAAGCTATACACTTAAAGAAACCAAAATCATACATACCCTTTTCCTCAAAACTAATACTTTTCATTCCGATACAGAGTTATCGAATTTCTTGTTGCGAATCTATTGTAAAGCCTCTGGTTTTGATTATGCACtcaaggtgttcgatgaaatgagTCAACCAAACATTAGTTCTTGGAATCTAGTGATCACATCTCAGAATCAAAACTGTAGGTATGCAGATTCGTGGGGAATGTTTTGTAAGTTGCATTCATTGGGGTTTTATCCGAATGAGTTTACTTATGGGAGTGGCCTTGCGGCTTGTATAGGTTTAGGTTCTGTTAGTTGTGGGAAACTGCTTTATTCACTTGCATTGAAACATGGTTTTTGGTTGGATGGTTATGTTCGAAGCGGGATGATTGATTTGTTCCTAAAGAGTGGAAGTTTTGACGACGCTTTGAGAGTTTTTTATGACGAGTGTTGTGGGAATGTAGTATGTTGGAATGCTATCATTTCTGGTGCGATTAAAGATAACGAGGACTACGTCGGGttaaatctttttaaacaaatgtgTTGTGGATTTCCTACACCAAATAAATTTACATTTCCTAGTGTTTTTGGTGCTTGTGCTAAGAAATATGAACTTAAGTTAGGCAGAGAAATTCATGGGCTGGTTTTCAAATACGGTGAGCAAGAGGACGTTGTTGTAGGGACTTCTATAGTTGACTTTTATGCTAAATGTGGTCAACTAGATGACGCTTTGAAAACATTTTCGCGAATGTTAGTTCGAAATGTGGTCTCGTGGACTGCTATCGTCACTGGGTTTGTTCAAAAAGGCGAGTTTGATCCAGCCATTAAGTTATTCAAAGATATGATATTCTTGAAGCAAGAAATAAACAAATACACTGTTACTAGTGTGCTTTCCGCTTGTGGTAACCAAACGTCGTTTCAAATTCATTGTTGGatttataaaatggggttttattCAGATTCGTCGGTTAAGAATTCTTTAATAAGTTTGTACTCGAAAATAGGATTTATGGAAGTATCTGAAAATGTATTCAGAGACGATAAAAATGCGTTGAATGCAAGCACATTTGGAGCAATGATAACGGGTTTTTGTCAAAATGGAAAATTTGAGAACGCGTTTAGTTTATTACAGATTATGTTTCGTGAAAGTTTAATACCCGATAAATCATGTATAGCTAGTTTGTTAAGTGTTACTAATTATTCAAAATTAGGCGAACAGGTTCATTGCTATACGCTTAAAACAGGCGTATTCTTGAATCCTTTAGTTGGATGTTCGCTTTTCACCATGTACTCAAAGTGTGGCATTTTACATGACTCGTACGAGGTTTTTAAACAAATCCCTGAAAAAGATAACGTTTCTTGGGCTTCGATGATTTCGGGTTTTACAGAACACGGATATGCGTATAAAGCTATTGAGTTATTTAGAGAAATGCTTCTAACCGGGATCAGTTTAGATGAAACAACGCTGACATCAGTGCTTACAGCATGCTGTTCTCTTCGTGGATTAAAAATTGGAAAAGAAATTCATGGATTTTATATTAAAAAAGTCGGATACGGGGGTAGTTCAATAGTTAACATGTATTCGAGGTGTGGTGATTTGAAATCCGCTAAAACGGTATTTGAAAAAATGAATTATAAAGACCAAATATCTTGTTCTTCGTTAGTTTCGGGATATGCACAAAACGGGTGTATTAAAGAGGCACTTTGTTTGTTTGTTGACCTAATTTCGTCCGGTTTGAAGGTAGATTCGTTTACAATATCGTCTATTTTAGGATCAATCGAAGATCTTAACGATTCAGATATTGGAATCAAAACTGGAAATCAATTGCATGGTTATATATTAAAACTAGGGCTTGAATCAGAGCCATCTGTCAGTACTTCATTGGTCAAAATGTACTCTAAATGTGGAAACCTTGAAGATTGTCGAAAAGTGTTTGACTTGGTCAACGAACCAGATTTAATCAGCTGGACGACTATGATTAACAGTTACGCGCAACATGGAAACGGATTAGAAGCTTTAAATGTGTATGACCTTATGATAAAATCGGGAACTAAACCAGATTCGGTTACTTTTGTAGGTGTATTGACTGCGTGTAGCCATAGCGGTTTGGTTGACCAAGGGTATTACTATTTGAAGTCAATGGTCAACGACTATGGGATTGAACCTGGTCAACGACATTATGCTAGTATGGTAGATGTGCTTGGCCGAAATGGAAGATTGAAAGAAGCTGAAAAGTTTATATGTAACATGCCTATTGAACCGGATTCTTTAGTGTGGGGAACTTTGCTTGCTGCTTGTAGAGTGCACGGTGACGTTGAAATCGGAAAAATAGCAGCTGAGAAGTTTATTGAATTGGAGCCATCATCAGATGGAGGTTATGTAGCTTTTTCAAACATATATGCTGACGTGGGCCAATGGGAACAAGTTTTGAAGATTAGGAATGATATGAAAGGTACTGGGGTAAAGAAACAACCAGGATGGAGTTATGTATAATATTTGAAAATAAGGAATATATGAAGTGATGGATCCATGGTTTCCAATTTGTGACATTTTTCCTCACTAAATCCTGTCTAATAGTACAATTTGATCTCAATTTTATAAACAAATGTAACAGCGTTGTAAAAATCACTACTCGGAGAGTACTCGGTCGAGACTTTTGAGGGATTTTGATCGGCAACCTGGGAAGTAATCGGGGAGTAGACTTTTCACACATTTAAATAACAAATTTCAAAACTATAAATGTCTAAATGTACAAGGAATCTATACATACACATAAACGTTAATATAATTGTCTAAAAACGTAAACATAATCTTCATTTGTTCAAGAACTCTAAAATTCtaaattaaattcatattacaatGTTTACCGATACTAACTTTTGACGGATACTAACTTGACGGATTTTAACCGACTAAATCCAACTTTTACCCATTGACTGATGTTGACCAAATAATTACTTGGATTTTGGAATATCGGATAAGCCGGTTCCTAAAAGGAAGTAATCGGGGAGTCATTCATATTAATCGTGGAGTTTTACAACACTACAATGTAATAAGGCTCCTTACTCCTTCCTATGGCCCAGATATAGTATCTACTATCTAATATTTCACTTAACAATGTTTCAATCTAAAATTACCACTTCTCACATCTGTTATGTTATCTTTTTTAAGTTTCATGAAATTCTTCTAATTTGTAGTGTGAAGTTTTTCTCCATTACAATAccaatttttatacttttactgcAAAACACTACAATTTGTAGGTCAGATAATGTATATGTATCTTTGTATATGGGCTAATTCTACTCATGATTTTATAGCCACAATACTGAATCGAAAAGTAATCGTACCATGTTTAAAGAACATGTTTGGATTACTTATTCATTTTCTCTTAATTGGGAACTTTTTCTTGAGCATCTTCTTATCTCTTACACCATCATACAAAAGTTCATATGCATAATAAGTTATATGACTTCTCTTTAACAAATCTTCTACAACAATCTTTGGAGCCGCTACCGCGCGTTTATCTGCTTCAAATATGGCGTTCACCGTATCCGGGACCACATCATTCTGCACCATGATATATACAATACCCACTGCTTCTTGCACCCTATGCTTCACACATAAACAATTTATCACCTTGCCAAATGTGACAACTGATGGTGTGAACCCCCGATCGAGTTTCTGAAGAAGATACTCGTACCCAGCATCAACGTCTCCTACATTGCAAAACCCATCAATCATGCAACGATACGTGAAGTTATCAGGCGAGCAGCCACTctcagacatttcatcaaacagctTACGTGCGTCATCCATCTTCAACTTTTCACATAAACCGTTTATCATGATATTGAATACAGGAGTTGTGTGAGACAACTTATGTTCTCGAAAAAGTTCATAAGCTCCTGTAACATCACCATTTTCACAAAATCCGTTAAACAACGTACCATAACTAACTACATCTGCAATTACACCATTTTTCTCCATATCCCTAAACATTTCCATAGCTTTATCTAGTTTTCGAGCTTTACAAAGACTCTCAATCAGCGCGTTATAAGTAATCACATTTGGAACGAACCCCTTATCCACCATTTCCTTAAACGTTTCAATCACATCTTCATACTTCGTCGTCTTACAAAGACCATTCAACACAGTGTTATATGTAATAGCATCTGGTTTCGCATAATCCCACATGCTATTCATTATCTCAATCGCGTCCCTCATCTTTAACTGCTTACAATAACCATCtatcaaagtattaaacgtataaataTCAGGAACGAAACCTTTAGCCAAAAATTCGTTCATGAGGTTATTAGCATCCGATACACAACCCATTTTGCACAACCCATCTATCAACAGATTATAAGTCCAAGTGTCGGGGGAGCAACCGTTTTTTGGCATTTCTTCCATTAAAGTCAAGGCTTGCAAAATAAGCCCTTGTTTCGACAAACCTTTAATCAATGTATTATACATTATAACATTCGGTTTCACACCTTTATTCAAACAATCGTTAAAAACATCCATCGCTCTAGCTATATCACCATCTTGACAAGATCCATATATTAAAGAACAATAAGTAAACTTATCGGGTTTAAACCCTTTATAAACCGCATCTTTCATAATGTTTGACCCCTTTTCTACCATTCCAAGTTTACAGTAGCCATCAATAATGGTGTTATACGTGAAATCATCAGGCTCGAGCCCTTTATTTATCATGATCTTTAAGTACCTTTCGGCCTCAACAACCTTCGAGTTTTTACACAATCCCAATATAAGCGTATTGAACGTGACAACATCAGGAGTTACTTTTTCTCTACTCGCAAAATCCAACATTCGTGCAGCCGCATTAAGCTGTTTCGCTTTACACAAACCTTGAATAAAGATATTAAACGTAAACACATTCGGCGACATTCCCCTTTTCAACACCTTGTTAAAAAGTCTCTCGGTTTCGCGCAGACTCCCCTTCTTACAAACGGTATGTAAAACTTTATTAAACGTAACAACGTCAGGAAATTTACTTCTCTCaagcatttcatcgaacacttGACACGCATCATCTTGCTTATTCTCTTCATATAATCCACTTACAACTGTACAATACGCAGCCGAATTAAACTCACAACCTAACAAAGGCATGTTATCGAGAAGCCTACGAGCAGCAAACGACCTATTCGTCCTACAAAACGCTTTAATCCGAATCGTAAAAGTATACACATCAGGCACAACTCCTTTATCTTTCATTCTCATATAAACCTTATGAGCTTGATCATAAAACCTATACTCAACTAATATATTCATAATCGCATTATACGAATAAACACTCGGTTCGCAGTTATAAAAATCCATTCTTTCGAATACATTAACAGCTTCTTGAATTTTCCCTTTTTTTCCATAACATTTCATTGCAAAAATGTAAACTCCTTCCAATAAACAATTGTCAATATCTGATCTCATGTTCTTGAATACGTTCTCCATTGCTTCGAACTCGCCATGACAACCGAGGTTTTCGATTATAGATTTGTATGTTATTAGATTGTGCTTAAACCCATCTTGAATTTTCACAGAATTGAAGATTGATAAGGCTTTAATTGGGTCTTTTTGATGTTTTATAACGGCTACTACATGTTTTGTAAGTATATTGCGATTCATTTCATATGATTGAAGTTTGAATGTGTGTGATGATTTAATAAATGGCGGGTTTTCGAAAATCTGATAtaataaatgtttttatttaaaaaaaaaatgtttttcttGATAATATTTTTTTGAATTATTTAATTTCaaataacataattataataaaaataaattaaacgaTTTGTTAGAGTTATCTTGATTTAGACTTTATTTCGTCTGATTAACAACATCTAAACGATTTATTTGAAGATACCAATTCAACTAAGAACATACTGGAAAAAACAtacaaattctttttttttttttttttatttatttgaagATACCAATTCAACTAAGACCACCACTATGGTTAGTTACCCGcccattacccgtaactaaccataggcaccacttagttacccgcgttagttacccgctttcaccatagatttaacggaagagttataggaattgcgggtcccagtgctttttattgttggacttgatgctttattgcttgtacgttgtatattaaaaaGAGTATTGTTTTAGctatgatagggagtgtttagttatgagttagttataggatattggtgttgatgtggcgctgatgtggaaggttaagaggatgaatagtttagttacgatagggagtggcctaagaACATACTCGATACCAATTCAACTAAGATATGATgtatctatactccaataatggtagtatgacttgtcgagattataaataataaatatgtaatctgataatctttcgtttAAAGACTttaaattcgtaatggcctattcaggtctaagggcttgagctataggatcctttaaatcggtaatccaaaccctttcattctagagtttcgtagacgctactcgtcaaaaataacgagaaaacaaagattttgaaagtaatgaatattaatagtgatgacattataatgtctttaagattctcgataactcaatgacattttccggttcgcaaatcgatgcataaagacataaggcatataggtacgtgatatataacagggagttatatacgtttgagtatgaatagtaacaattataggagtttcaaaaatcatggataatatttcatgtaatacatatgtaatacacaaaaccatgatagatgacataggaatgtcaagaatttctgaaatcttggtgtcgcatttaaatgcgatggcgtaattggatagtacttaggagaatgagcagagttcttagattggctcggcattctaagataagtaaagtttctaaagtatagtatagcatttaacagttaaaggcaacaattaaacgcactatagtcaaggaaagttgtagttctacattgctaaggtacctaattgtataaggcacacataaaatgcaatcctggttctctacaacaaactgctctAATACCAATCTCtgtcacacccccaattagggcctggggtatttgtgactaattatatcaaatcacagttgtataaacgagaacgactctatatgagacgttatattgagttttgcagcggaagataaataggttacattgtatataatgaacaacgcattaaatgtctttaattgatatgatatgtaatgaagactccaaacatagcaagctgatgtgtgcgaggtgtactaggaaatagtattatttttacaacgaaataccattaaatacgacacaattttacacaagatatttatttatttatagagtggatatacctaaaccttgctacaacacttataggcagtgtacctaatcgtacagtagtgtagtttttagtaagtccggttcgtccacagggaactcttaaacaagcttaacactatattagtttaaaatttataaaaatacaaatatatatataagtgatattattattataaaaggggggtttttaccgtttaatgaccggtttgtcgattttaaaactttagtcgcagttaaaacctaatgtaaaatattaaaaataaatacaacttaatttaaagcgtaaagtaaataacaataatgaaattgcgataaataaaattgcgataaaataaaattgcgataattaaagagtacgataattaaaagtgcaattaaatacaatgacaataaataaaagtgcaataattagaagtgcaattaaatatgaaaataaaggaattatgcttatttaaacttccgtaatcatgatgtttgacgtgttgatttttagtttattcccatgggttaattgtcctttgtcctggattatttaatatgtccgtctggtttttgtccataacagtccatcagtcataaatataaagtgtgagtgtcctcgtcaaattatccttatatccgaagtcaaatattccaactaattggggacttaaactgtaacaaggttttaatactttgtttaataattacaccaggttatcgactgcgtgtaacccaaggttttaatactttg is from Rutidosis leptorrhynchoides isolate AG116_Rl617_1_P2 chromosome 10, CSIRO_AGI_Rlap_v1, whole genome shotgun sequence and encodes:
- the LOC139873101 gene encoding pentatricopeptide repeat-containing protein At1g74600, chloroplastic codes for the protein MSQPNISSWNLVITSQNQNCRYADSWGMFCKLHSLGFYPNEFTYGSGLAACIGLGSVSCGKLLYSLALKHGFWLDGYVRSGMIDLFLKSGSFDDALRVFYDECCGNVVCWNAIISGAIKDNEDYVGLNLFKQMCCGFPTPNKFTFPSVFGACAKKYELKLGREIHGLVFKYGEQEDVVVGTSIVDFYAKCGQLDDALKTFSRMLVRNVVSWTAIVTGFVQKGEFDPAIKLFKDMIFLKQEINKYTVTSVLSACGNQTSFQIHCWIYKMGFYSDSSVKNSLISLYSKIGFMEVSENVFRDDKNALNASTFGAMITGFCQNGKFENAFSLLQIMFRESLIPDKSCIASLLSVTNYSKLGEQVHCYTLKTGVFLNPLVGCSLFTMYSKCGILHDSYEVFKQIPEKDNVSWASMISGFTEHGYAYKAIELFREMLLTGISLDETTLTSVLTACCSLRGLKIGKEIHGFYIKKVGYGGSSIVNMYSRCGDLKSAKTVFEKMNYKDQISCSSLVSGYAQNGCIKEALCLFVDLISSGLKVDSFTISSILGSIEDLNDSDIGIKTGNQLHGYILKLGLESEPSVSTSLVKMYSKCGNLEDCRKVFDLVNEPDLISWTTMINSYAQHGNGLEALNVYDLMIKSGTKPDSVTFVGVLTACSHSGLVDQGYYYLKSMVNDYGIEPGQRHYASMVDVLGRNGRLKEAEKFICNMPIEPDSLVWGTLLAACRVHGDVEIGKIAAEKFIELEPSSDGGYVAFSNIYADVGQWEQVLKIRNDMKGTGVKKQPGWSYV
- the LOC139873168 gene encoding uncharacterized protein, yielding MNRNILTKHVVAVIKHQKDPIKALSIFNSVKIQDGFKHNLITYKSIIENLGCHGEFEAMENVFKNMRSDIDNCLLEGVYIFAMKCYGKKGKIQEAVNVFERMDFYNCEPSVYSYNAIMNILVEYRFYDQAHKVYMRMKDKGVVPDVYTFTIRIKAFCRTNRSFAARRLLDNMPLLGCEFNSAAYCTVVSGLYEENKQDDACQVFDEMLERSKFPDVVTFNKVLHTVCKKGSLRETERLFNKVLKRGMSPNVFTFNIFIQGLCKAKQLNAAARMLDFASREKVTPDVVTFNTLILGLCKNSKVVEAERYLKIMINKGLEPDDFTYNTIIDGYCKLGMVEKGSNIMKDAVYKGFKPDKFTYCSLIYGSCQDGDIARAMDVFNDCLNKGVKPNVIMYNTLIKGLSKQGLILQALTLMEEMPKNGCSPDTWTYNLLIDGLCKMGCVSDANNLMNEFLAKGFVPDIYTFNTLIDGYCKQLKMRDAIEIMNSMWDYAKPDAITYNTVLNGLCKTTKYEDVIETFKEMVDKGFVPNVITYNALIESLCKARKLDKAMEMFRDMEKNGVIADVVSYGTLFNGFCENGDVTGAYELFREHKLSHTTPVFNIMINGLCEKLKMDDARKLFDEMSESGCSPDNFTYRCMIDGFCNVGDVDAGYEYLLQKLDRGFTPSVVTFGKVINCLCVKHRVQEAVGIVYIMVQNDVVPDTVNAIFEADKRAVAAPKIVVEDLLKRSHITYYAYELLYDGVRDKKMLKKKFPIKRK